Proteins co-encoded in one Spirosoma endbachense genomic window:
- a CDS encoding ABC transporter permease/M1 family aminopeptidase, with protein sequence MKFWEIFRFEFAYQIRRPWPWLSLVLMVIFAFFSTRVAILPITLPQDFILNSPFIITAVSVFSCQIWLLLAPAVTGEAAARDVQTRMHPLTFTSPVSKADYLGGRFLAAFVLHALILLGVQVGSLLAVYGPGANPEIIGPFRPAAYLTGYGLIALTNALIATTFQFSAALFTGRPMASYFGSLILFFLSYPVTLTLYMAGLHERALLADPIGIMAIMNEMMSKWTIVEKNVRLFTLEGMMLWNRLIWLGISLGTLTFIYLRFRLAHRSTTDWWNVFTRRFATKVSSPADTVSAQMTMLVPSARQSFGLRSQLRQTIAVAQSSFRMIVTSPGGLFLLIVFPLLLTFVVLIEMEHWGVSLLPRTPHLLTKHLTGVLTSPTNYWVMVPLFIIYFAGELVWRERDAGLSENVDATPVPEWVLFLGKFIGLGLILATLMAIIIVVGLTVQVIKGYYHFEIVRYVQILLGLKLTDYLLFAVLAITVQAVVNQKYLAQMVGLVAYLLMVFSSFLGIEHHLLVYASGPEWSFTDMRDFGSSIGPWLWFRLYWAAWALLLAVTARLLWVRGKESGFGTRLQLARLRFTWATAGLAIISAGLIFLLGGFIFYNTNVLNEYITDNELVQRRADYERQYGKYEGIPQPTRVSTNLHIDIQPDQKIATILGSYRLVNRAIVPISSVHLEPAFYVHTRVTFDRPAKVVVADDKLGHSIYALDKPLQPGDSLTLSFTVQFEPRGFRNNGLRSNGAGQGILKNGTYFTGDALPVIGYQPMRELWSADDRRKYSLPRQVTLPTPGDIDPSVSAGAAATFEAIIGTDADQVAVAPGELRRRWSKAGRQYFQYVSDVPINGRDVFFSANYTVHRERWKHVDIQVYVHPGHTEHLERLLRSVRASLDYYSAQFGPYPNHFLQIIEQPGNFMGMGVDGSGVVTGGEGFFQLDPQGDGFDAIFEIVAHEMGHQWWGMQLKPAMAEGGGVISESLAWYSAMQLVKKVKGREALRRFMSIMRQPDPWPPMRTGLPLLRAMDPWANYRKGPYAMYALSEYVGEGRVNGALRTLVKKKVSSLATTIDMYRELQAVTPDSLKPLLHDLFEVNTIWTFDTRQATAKQTAAGTWQVTFEVESQKVVADSAGVETKMPVNQWVEVGIFAAAEPGEILGKQLYVQKHFIRSGRQTIKVTLPQKPARGGIDPYNLLDWEEGDNIEEVKIN encoded by the coding sequence ATGAAGTTCTGGGAGATTTTTCGATTCGAGTTCGCTTACCAGATTCGTCGCCCATGGCCGTGGCTCTCCCTGGTGTTAATGGTAATATTTGCGTTTTTCTCAACGAGAGTAGCCATCCTTCCCATTACACTTCCCCAGGATTTCATTCTTAACTCGCCGTTCATTATCACGGCCGTCTCGGTGTTCAGTTGCCAGATCTGGCTGCTCCTCGCACCGGCCGTAACCGGTGAGGCAGCTGCGCGGGACGTACAAACCCGGATGCACCCGCTCACGTTCACGAGCCCGGTCAGTAAAGCCGATTATCTCGGCGGGCGCTTTCTGGCAGCCTTTGTTCTGCATGCGCTTATTCTGCTCGGCGTTCAGGTGGGTAGTCTGCTCGCCGTGTATGGCCCCGGAGCGAATCCCGAGATCATCGGTCCGTTTCGCCCGGCTGCCTATCTGACAGGGTACGGCCTCATTGCGTTGACGAACGCACTCATCGCTACGACGTTCCAGTTCTCGGCAGCACTGTTCACCGGCCGGCCGATGGCGAGCTACTTTGGTAGTTTGATCCTGTTCTTTCTCTCCTACCCTGTGACGCTCACGCTCTATATGGCCGGGTTGCATGAGCGGGCTCTGCTGGCAGACCCCATCGGCATCATGGCCATCATGAACGAGATGATGTCAAAATGGACCATCGTTGAGAAAAACGTTCGTCTATTTACGCTTGAAGGCATGATGCTCTGGAATCGGCTAATCTGGCTTGGCATCTCCCTAGGAACACTCACTTTCATTTATCTGCGCTTTCGATTGGCGCACCGTTCCACCACCGATTGGTGGAACGTGTTCACGCGACGGTTCGCTACGAAAGTTTCGTCGCCTGCTGATACCGTGTCGGCACAGATGACAATGCTGGTCCCGTCCGCCCGTCAGTCGTTCGGCCTCAGATCACAGCTTCGTCAGACGATTGCAGTAGCGCAGAGCTCATTTCGCATGATCGTGACGAGTCCTGGCGGGCTCTTTCTGCTGATTGTATTCCCACTGCTGCTGACGTTCGTGGTACTGATAGAGATGGAGCACTGGGGGGTATCACTGCTTCCTCGGACGCCACATCTGCTGACGAAGCACCTCACCGGCGTTCTCACATCGCCAACGAACTACTGGGTAATGGTCCCGCTTTTCATTATCTATTTTGCGGGTGAACTGGTATGGCGGGAACGCGACGCCGGGCTGAGCGAGAACGTCGACGCAACGCCGGTGCCGGAATGGGTTCTTTTCCTCGGCAAGTTTATCGGACTCGGGCTAATTCTGGCCACATTGATGGCGATCATCATCGTTGTCGGCCTCACGGTTCAGGTGATCAAAGGGTACTACCATTTCGAGATCGTACGCTACGTGCAGATCTTACTTGGGCTGAAACTCACGGACTATTTGCTATTCGCCGTTCTTGCGATCACGGTGCAGGCGGTGGTAAACCAGAAATACCTGGCACAGATGGTAGGGCTTGTTGCGTATCTGCTGATGGTCTTCTCATCGTTTCTTGGCATCGAACACCACCTGCTTGTCTATGCATCGGGCCCAGAGTGGTCGTTCACGGATATGCGGGACTTTGGCTCGTCGATCGGACCGTGGCTTTGGTTCAGACTGTATTGGGCAGCATGGGCACTGCTATTGGCTGTCACGGCTAGATTACTGTGGGTACGCGGTAAAGAATCTGGTTTTGGAACGCGACTGCAACTAGCGCGACTTCGGTTCACGTGGGCGACGGCAGGACTAGCCATAATCTCGGCCGGGCTAATTTTCCTCCTGGGCGGCTTCATCTTTTATAATACGAACGTGCTCAATGAGTACATCACTGATAATGAATTGGTACAACGCCGGGCCGATTACGAGCGGCAGTACGGGAAGTATGAGGGCATTCCACAACCAACGCGCGTGTCCACGAATTTGCACATCGACATCCAGCCCGATCAGAAAATCGCAACGATCCTTGGCAGCTACCGCCTGGTTAATCGTGCTATTGTGCCGATCAGTTCTGTGCATCTGGAGCCAGCTTTCTACGTCCATACGCGTGTGACGTTCGATCGCCCGGCCAAAGTGGTTGTGGCTGATGATAAGCTCGGACACTCCATTTACGCGCTGGACAAACCGCTCCAGCCCGGCGACTCACTAACGCTTAGTTTTACCGTACAATTCGAGCCACGTGGTTTCCGCAACAATGGCCTCCGCAGCAACGGAGCGGGTCAGGGTATCCTCAAGAACGGCACCTACTTCACGGGCGATGCCCTTCCAGTCATTGGTTACCAGCCAATGCGCGAGCTCTGGAGTGCAGACGACCGGCGCAAGTACAGTTTGCCACGGCAGGTCACATTGCCCACGCCTGGTGACATCGATCCGAGTGTTTCGGCGGGCGCAGCGGCTACATTTGAAGCAATCATCGGCACCGATGCCGATCAGGTAGCCGTTGCGCCGGGCGAGTTGCGTCGCAGGTGGAGCAAAGCGGGGCGCCAATACTTCCAATATGTCAGCGACGTTCCAATCAATGGCCGTGACGTCTTCTTCTCTGCCAACTATACGGTGCATCGCGAACGGTGGAAACACGTCGACATCCAGGTCTACGTTCACCCCGGACATACGGAGCACCTCGAGCGCCTGCTCCGTAGTGTACGTGCGTCACTGGACTACTACTCGGCACAGTTCGGCCCCTACCCAAATCACTTCCTGCAGATTATCGAACAACCCGGTAACTTCATGGGCATGGGTGTTGATGGGAGTGGCGTAGTCACCGGAGGGGAGGGCTTTTTCCAGCTGGACCCGCAAGGTGATGGTTTCGACGCAATCTTCGAGATTGTGGCTCACGAAATGGGTCATCAATGGTGGGGTATGCAACTTAAGCCCGCAATGGCCGAAGGAGGAGGTGTCATTTCCGAAAGCCTTGCCTGGTACTCCGCGATGCAACTTGTAAAGAAAGTGAAAGGGCGCGAAGCCCTACGGCGATTCATGAGCATCATGCGCCAGCCTGACCCATGGCCCCCGATGCGTACGGGACTTCCGCTGCTGCGTGCCATGGACCCCTGGGCCAACTACCGTAAAGGACCATATGCGATGTACGCCCTCAGTGAATATGTGGGCGAGGGCCGCGTGAATGGTGCGCTGCGTACGCTGGTGAAGAAGAAGGTTTCATCTCTCGCCACGACGATCGACATGTACCGGGAGCTCCAGGCCGTCACGCCGGACTCGCTCAAACCTTTACTACACGACCTGTTTGAAGTGAACACGATCTGGACGTTCGACACCAGGCAAGCAACGGCTAAACAAACGGCGGCAGGCACCTGGCAGGTAACTTTCGAGGTGGAATCGCAAAAAGTCGTTGCCGATAGCGCTGGTGTTGAAACCAAAATGCCGGTGAATCAGTGGGTAGAAGTCGGGATCTTCGCTGCCGCTGAGCCCGGCGAAATTCTGGGTAAGCAGTTGTATGTGCAGAAACACTTCATCCGCTCCGGCAGGCAAACGATCAAAGTGACACTGCCACAAAAGCCAGCACGGGGCGGAATTGACCCGTACAACCTGCTCGACTGGGAGGAAGGCGACAATATTGAAGAGGTGAAGATTAACTAA
- a CDS encoding MFS transporter, with amino-acid sequence MTPTPAPKETLLPQQEEKLRDLTTQSWNLELVISGAALFAVLQLPDLLDEAFDYFRYNLMSQTAGMQGLFPLMAYSMIKATCYVLFVAFLTNFVMRAFWVGLVGLLAVYPTGIHYDRIPFTTKYAQDKMAAKLGPLNSYILRLDRRCNIVFAVAFLFVFGLIVIALSYLLTVLVYSLVRPVIPDPYWKNIKLTAYALFACYLLASIVLSLPKVRAHPVGGNLNYRFGTLTKLLFWGLYTPFVFILNTFYSHLPYQSILRTIGLMMGAFFVLIAFEFLADFSRIDRRTMSLNQRHLYTARVDSQYINSSAYDNQRADGQYIEVASIQADVIRDPYIRLYIAYPKALDTLLIRLAPEPVWSDTLPRAEKRRQFAEWSHQQINQLMRIVINDSLYRSPDLLFTQRDHPQQRGWQTVLLPTNLKMGKNTIQIRIQADSSAKGEEIMTIPFWYIPEK; translated from the coding sequence GTGACCCCAACACCAGCCCCAAAGGAGACTCTGCTTCCCCAGCAGGAAGAAAAACTACGTGACTTAACAACCCAAAGCTGGAATCTCGAACTGGTTATTTCGGGAGCTGCTTTATTTGCCGTCCTGCAACTGCCCGACTTACTCGATGAGGCTTTCGATTACTTTCGCTATAATTTAATGAGCCAAACAGCCGGTATGCAAGGGCTCTTTCCTTTGATGGCCTATAGCATGATCAAGGCAACGTGCTATGTCTTATTCGTGGCTTTTCTGACTAATTTCGTCATGCGTGCGTTTTGGGTTGGTCTGGTTGGCTTACTGGCAGTTTATCCCACGGGCATTCATTACGACCGAATCCCCTTTACGACCAAATATGCCCAGGATAAGATGGCGGCTAAACTGGGGCCTCTGAATAGCTATATTCTGCGGCTGGACCGACGATGTAATATTGTGTTCGCAGTCGCTTTTCTATTCGTTTTCGGCTTAATCGTCATTGCTCTTTCCTACTTGTTGACCGTACTGGTTTACTCCCTGGTACGACCAGTTATTCCAGACCCGTATTGGAAAAACATTAAACTAACCGCTTATGCGCTTTTTGCCTGCTATCTGCTGGCCAGTATTGTTCTGAGTTTACCTAAGGTCAGAGCCCACCCGGTCGGGGGTAATCTGAACTATCGATTCGGAACCCTGACCAAACTACTTTTTTGGGGGCTCTACACACCCTTTGTCTTTATTCTCAACACCTTCTACAGTCACCTTCCGTATCAGTCAATTCTCCGAACAATAGGACTCATGATGGGCGCTTTCTTTGTGTTAATTGCGTTCGAGTTTTTGGCTGACTTTTCCCGGATAGACCGACGAACCATGAGCTTAAACCAACGGCATCTGTACACGGCTCGAGTCGATAGTCAGTATATTAACTCAAGTGCTTATGATAATCAACGAGCTGATGGCCAGTACATTGAGGTGGCTTCCATTCAGGCGGATGTGATCCGGGACCCCTATATTCGGTTATATATAGCTTATCCCAAAGCCCTAGATACGCTCCTGATCAGGCTGGCCCCGGAACCTGTCTGGAGCGATACCCTGCCCAGAGCCGAAAAGCGCCGTCAATTTGCGGAGTGGAGCCATCAGCAGATTAACCAGTTGATGCGCATTGTTATCAATGATTCGTTGTACCGTAGTCCGGACCTGCTGTTCACCCAACGGGACCACCCTCAGCAACGCGGCTGGCAAACGGTTTTGCTGCCGACTAATCTTAAAATGGGCAAGAACACAATACAGATTCGTATCCAGGCCGACTCCTCTGCCAAGGGAGAGGAGATCATGACCATCCCCTTCTGGTACATACCCGAGAAATAA
- a CDS encoding SusC/RagA family TonB-linked outer membrane protein, giving the protein MKKNLSKKWQHALGMSCLQLALCSFTASYGSPGKPTDVLFINRTHLIPDEQSTDRAISGTVADETGVGLPGVSVLVKGTQRGTVTDKDGAYRLSVPDGVATLTFSFVGYVSQDVTVSNQTVVNITLKPETKSLDEVVVVGYGTARKRDLTGAMTSVTAKDFNKGNFTSPDQLIQGKVSGVQILNNSGQPGGAATVKIRGNSAITGSGQPLYVVDGVPLDNRSARPGLNANGLGNTPGGNPLNFLNPADIASIDVLKDASATAIYGSRAAYGVVIINTKRGQAGQAKIDVGLNTGVSTIFRRINVLNAEQYREAIKYYGVSPLNDRGGNEDPFGSILRKGLQQNYTIAISGGNETGKYRISAGYLNQEGIINKTGFKKYTANFSGNLKFLESKKLGLDINVNTSQYVEDIAAITNDAGSNGSLIGHALQWNPTDSLRKANGSLNIKAGAVINPLAMSELYNDQSKVTTVLASISPYFKFTDWLEYRMLYSINYSAGGRRSSINQDINISATQGKGWASIGTNELSTQQFTHTLNFNKDILPDFNLNALLGFEYMSFANKGSAMSALGPASGFGNYGLDYTDYIQYSNTTGRTVSSFVDPTAELQSYFGRAIGNYKDRYLVTATLRADGSSKFGSNNKYGYFPSFSAAWNISNEKFFHVNSINSLKLRGGWGKTGNQEFPSGSSQARYSFTDNGGLGQTNNPNPDLKWQSDKQYNFGFDVSLLNSQITATVDYFNKTTTDLLFPSPPIQPAPPGSVIRWINLDGRIQNKGLEVAIDGAIVKKDNFSWDLSANATFITNSVSGLTAPILTGALNGPGLSGVSVEVIQNGLPINAFYTRRYLGMNESTGLATYEDAGNTFFYVGNPNPKTLLGLNTTLRYKKFSLIANMNGAFGQDIYNNTNNAVISVGLINGGRNIALSLFREPTKESIANPVTPSSRYIEKGDYLKMTNATLSYTIGNIARVIRGASVYVTGQNLFVITKYTGFDPEVNVNKAINSVPSVGIDYAAYPPARTITFGVNFSL; this is encoded by the coding sequence ATGAAAAAAAATCTCTCTAAAAAATGGCAACATGCATTAGGCATGAGTTGCCTTCAGTTAGCCCTGTGTTCGTTCACAGCAAGTTACGGTTCGCCCGGTAAACCAACGGATGTACTATTCATCAACCGGACTCATCTGATCCCGGACGAACAATCCACCGACCGGGCTATTTCCGGCACGGTCGCGGATGAGACGGGGGTTGGATTGCCGGGAGTATCAGTGTTGGTCAAAGGGACACAACGGGGCACCGTGACGGATAAAGACGGGGCCTATCGATTATCCGTTCCCGACGGAGTTGCGACCCTAACCTTCAGTTTTGTGGGGTATGTCTCCCAGGACGTAACAGTAAGCAACCAAACGGTGGTCAATATTACGTTAAAGCCCGAAACCAAGTCGCTCGATGAGGTTGTCGTGGTGGGCTATGGTACCGCCCGCAAAAGAGACCTCACCGGTGCCATGACGTCGGTTACCGCCAAAGATTTCAATAAAGGTAACTTTACGTCTCCCGATCAATTAATTCAGGGTAAAGTTTCCGGTGTACAAATCCTCAATAACAGCGGTCAGCCGGGTGGGGCGGCAACGGTTAAGATCCGGGGGAATTCTGCCATTACGGGTAGTGGCCAACCCTTATACGTAGTCGATGGGGTGCCACTGGATAACCGATCCGCACGACCTGGGTTAAATGCCAATGGCCTGGGCAATACGCCCGGCGGTAACCCACTGAATTTTTTGAACCCGGCTGATATTGCCTCAATCGACGTCTTAAAAGATGCGTCGGCTACGGCGATTTACGGTTCCAGAGCGGCCTACGGGGTTGTCATTATCAATACCAAACGAGGGCAGGCTGGACAGGCGAAAATTGATGTGGGTCTTAATACAGGCGTGTCGACCATTTTCAGAAGAATAAATGTGCTCAATGCCGAGCAATACCGGGAAGCTATCAAGTACTATGGCGTAAGCCCGTTAAATGACCGGGGTGGAAATGAGGACCCCTTTGGCTCCATTTTAAGAAAAGGTCTGCAACAGAATTATACCATTGCTATTAGTGGTGGCAACGAAACGGGCAAATATCGTATATCGGCTGGCTATCTGAACCAGGAAGGCATCATCAATAAGACGGGTTTCAAGAAATACACGGCCAATTTTTCGGGTAACTTAAAATTTCTGGAGAGTAAAAAACTGGGATTAGACATAAATGTTAATACCAGCCAATACGTCGAAGATATTGCGGCCATTACCAACGATGCTGGTTCGAACGGAAGCCTGATCGGTCACGCTTTACAGTGGAACCCGACCGATTCACTCCGTAAAGCCAACGGCAGCCTCAACATCAAAGCTGGGGCGGTGATCAATCCGTTGGCCATGTCTGAGCTGTACAATGACCAATCCAAGGTAACCACCGTTCTGGCCAGCATATCCCCTTATTTCAAGTTCACGGACTGGCTGGAATATCGAATGCTGTATAGTATCAATTACAGCGCGGGCGGACGCCGGTCGTCTATTAATCAGGATATTAATATCTCTGCAACTCAGGGAAAAGGCTGGGCTAGCATTGGCACTAACGAACTCAGCACCCAGCAATTTACGCACACCTTAAACTTCAATAAGGATATTTTGCCGGACTTTAATCTTAATGCGTTACTCGGTTTCGAGTACATGAGCTTTGCCAACAAGGGATCGGCCATGAGTGCTTTAGGGCCTGCGTCTGGATTTGGCAATTACGGTCTGGACTACACCGACTATATCCAGTATTCGAACACAACCGGTCGTACCGTCTCGTCCTTTGTTGATCCAACCGCCGAACTTCAATCGTACTTTGGCCGGGCCATCGGTAATTACAAGGACCGATACCTGGTAACGGCTACACTCCGCGCCGACGGTTCCAGTAAATTTGGCTCGAATAACAAGTATGGATATTTCCCTTCGTTTTCGGCCGCCTGGAACATTAGTAACGAGAAATTTTTCCACGTCAATAGCATCAATTCGCTGAAACTGCGGGGTGGCTGGGGAAAAACGGGTAATCAGGAGTTCCCTTCGGGTTCTTCGCAGGCCCGCTATTCGTTCACCGATAACGGCGGGTTAGGGCAGACCAATAACCCCAACCCGGACTTGAAATGGCAGTCTGACAAGCAGTATAACTTCGGTTTCGACGTGTCGCTGCTGAACAGCCAGATTACGGCCACCGTCGATTATTTTAATAAAACTACCACCGATCTGTTATTCCCTAGCCCACCGATTCAGCCCGCTCCTCCCGGCTCAGTTATTCGATGGATCAATCTGGATGGCCGTATCCAAAACAAAGGGTTGGAAGTGGCGATCGATGGTGCCATTGTCAAAAAGGATAACTTTAGCTGGGATTTAAGCGCCAATGCTACCTTTATTACCAATAGTGTGTCAGGCTTAACCGCCCCTATCCTGACGGGTGCATTGAATGGGCCGGGCCTTAGTGGCGTTTCGGTGGAAGTGATTCAGAATGGCCTACCCATTAACGCGTTTTACACCCGCCGATATCTGGGCATGAATGAATCCACCGGCCTGGCTACATACGAAGACGCTGGTAATACTTTTTTCTACGTGGGTAACCCCAACCCCAAAACCCTTTTAGGTCTCAACACGACGCTTCGGTATAAAAAGTTCTCGCTGATTGCCAACATGAACGGCGCTTTCGGGCAGGATATTTACAATAACACCAATAATGCCGTCATCAGTGTGGGGTTGATTAATGGGGGACGAAACATCGCCTTGTCATTGTTTAGAGAACCAACCAAGGAGTCGATTGCCAACCCGGTAACGCCTTCTTCACGCTATATCGAGAAAGGTGATTATCTGAAAATGACGAATGCTACCTTGTCTTACACCATCGGAAATATAGCCCGGGTGATTCGGGGAGCGTCAGTTTATGTAACAGGGCAAAATCTGTTTGTGATCACCAAATACACAGGCT